Below is a genomic region from Maridesulfovibrio ferrireducens.
AGATTCATACGCCAAACCAGATCATCCGGGTCTAGTTTCAGCCCTTGCGCAGCCGCTTCAATGGGGCCTCGGCCAGTGTGGTACTTAGTCGGATCGAACCCGAGCAGAGACATATTTGCAATGTCTGATCCCGGAGGCATATTGGACGGAACAGTTCTGCAACGGCCAACAATTCCTTTGTTTGCCAGCATATCCATATTCGGAGTAAATGCGGCTTCCATGGTTGTTTTATTACCAAGTTCCTTAATGGGCCATCCGCCCATGCCATCAGCAATCAGAAAAAGCAGTTTCATCCTGTTCTCCATCAACCTTAAAGAATTCTCATGCTTACGGTTGGTCTTGTAATGAAAGACATACGGTCTATTTCACGCAGCGCTGCATTAACGTTTTTAGTGCTGGCTTTGTGGGTCGTAAAAACAATGGGAACATTCGTTTCAGAAGCTGCGCCTTTCTGGACAGCCTGAGCGATTGATATATTGTGTTCCGCAAGAATTTTTGAAAGCGAAGCCATTACCCCTGCTTTGTCTGCAACAGTGAATCTGAAATAGTATTCAGATGTTGCCAACTCGGGAGCAAGTATTTCTGCTTTTGTAATGGGGCTGTTGTTAAATCCGGTATTGTCAGGAGTTTTAGATCCTGAAAGAGCCATAATGTCGGCCATTACGGCGCTGCCGGTTGGAAGGGAGCCTGCGCCCTGTCCGTGAAAAAATGATGGTCCTACTGCATTTCCTTCAACTCTGACGGCATTGTAGTTTCCGCCGACCCTTGCCAGCAGCAGAGTGTATTTAACCAGTGCCGGAAATACTCCCGCTTCCAGTTTACCGCCTACATCACGAACCTGTCCGATCAGTTTGATTCGATAGCCTAAATCTCTGGCGAAAAGAATATCCTGCCCTTCGATGCGGGTGATACCTTCTACCGGAAGCTTTGCAAGGGGATAGTCTTTCCCATATGCGAGGCGGATAAGCACGACAAGTTTGTGAGCAGTATCAATGCCTTCAATATCAAAAGTGGGATCGGCTTCGGCGTATCCAAGGTCTTTTGCCTGCGAAAGGGCAGTGTCGAATTCCAGCCCGTTAGTGCTCATCTCTGAGAGGATGTAGTTGGCTGTTCCGTTCATGATTCCGACTATGGACTTAATGCGGTTGGCGGCAAGGCTTTCTTTTATCGCTTGGATAATAGGAATTCCTCCGGCCACGCTTGCTTCATAATATAAGCCCACACCGTTTTCGCGCGCTATTTCAAATAATTCAATTCCGTGTTCAGCTAAGAGGTGCTTGTTGGCAGTAACTACATGCTTGCCGGATTTAAGAGATTTTTTGACAATGTCGAAGGCCGCAGTAATCCCGCCCATAAGTTCTACGACGATGTCAACATCAGGACATGAAGTGAATTCTTCGATGTTGTCCGTGAGTTGTGCTCCGGGGCCGAGAAGGAAATCTCTTTGTTTTTTGAGATCTCGAACGAGAACTGACGCTATTTTGAATTTTTTCCCGCAACGGGCG
It encodes:
- a CDS encoding homoserine dehydrogenase, whose product is MQTVKLAIAGFGTVGTGLARIIEENEDVILARCGKKFKIASVLVRDLKKQRDFLLGPGAQLTDNIEEFTSCPDVDIVVELMGGITAAFDIVKKSLKSGKHVVTANKHLLAEHGIELFEIARENGVGLYYEASVAGGIPIIQAIKESLAANRIKSIVGIMNGTANYILSEMSTNGLEFDTALSQAKDLGYAEADPTFDIEGIDTAHKLVVLIRLAYGKDYPLAKLPVEGITRIEGQDILFARDLGYRIKLIGQVRDVGGKLEAGVFPALVKYTLLLARVGGNYNAVRVEGNAVGPSFFHGQGAGSLPTGSAVMADIMALSGSKTPDNTGFNNSPITKAEILAPELATSEYYFRFTVADKAGVMASLSKILAEHNISIAQAVQKGAASETNVPIVFTTHKASTKNVNAALREIDRMSFITRPTVSMRIL